TCCTCTGCTCCCCTGCTCCCCTGCTCCCCTGCTCCCCTGCTCCCCTGCTCCCCTGCTCCCCTGCTCCCCTGCTCCTCTGCTCCTCTGCTCCCCTGCTCCCCTGCTCCCCTGTCTCCTGTCACCTTCTTAAAACCCAGCTATAGGATCAGGTTGAGATTTGAGGTAGTTGAGAAAATCGAGTAACTCTTCCTCACTGAGTAAAGAACGCCCTAACTTACCGTAGGTTTTTTTGAGATGTTCTCTACCCTGTTCTTTTGTCCAGCCTAAACGTTCTATCTGCACATCTGTTTGAGCAATAACATCAGATAAATTGACTGGTTCGCTTTTCCTCTTGCTTTTTGCTATCCCTGAGCGCAAGCCAGCGTCTTCCGGAGGAGAATAACTGCGTGGAGTAAAAGGGGTAACATTACTGTTAGTAATTTCTGGGAAGGGCTGAGGTTCAGGTTCTGGACTAGCTACGATTTCCAGGTTGGGTGCTGACGTATCAAATAGTTCTTGTCTGGTAGTAGTTGCAGAAAAACTTTGATCTAAAGCTTGGTTGGAGGTATCGTTTTTAGTGTTGCTGGCCTGTGGCCATTGACTGCTGACAACATCACCAATTTCGGGGACATACTCATTTAAGAGAGTTGCGGTTTTTACGGTTGGGTTCACTGTCACTGGGGAAATGGGTTTTGGGGAAAATGCCTCTGTTTCCCCGGTTGCATTTGTGATTCCCAAAACCATCAACGCTCGATTTCGGGCTTGGTCTTCAGCAATTTCTACAGTATCTGCTCCTGCCATACCAGTGGCGCGGGTGACACCTTCAATTTGCAGGCTAACTCGGACGATATATTTGCCTTGAAAAATCTGTACTAATTCGGAAATAATACTGCCGTTAGGATACAAGCTCTGGAATTGAGCCAACATAATAGTGCTACCCATCTCAATCTGTTTAACTTTATTTGTACTTTGTAGAACTTCCAGGCACTTTTGCGCTATGATTATCAGTCACGATTGTAGCAGCAGCAGATTTTTGCATAATTGACACCAATTCTTAGCTGCCGCTGACTGAATCAGCTTGTTCTTCCTTTCAATGCTATACTAATTACCCAAATCGATATCTAGAAGTATTTTCTGGAAGTGCGCTCTAAATCTACAATAATAAAGATAAGGTTCGCCCTCATTGCTTGTTAAGCTGCTTACCTAATTATTACCGATTCTACAGATGGTAAAATTAGGTTAATCGGCAGTTTCTCCTAGTTAAAACTCAAATTCTCATGGTGTGAAATTACCTGAAATCTAGACAATCAAACACCTGTTACTTGCCTTGTGTATAAGCTTGTGGGTGATATGGAGAGTTCTCCAAACCAAACATCTCAAGAACCCATTGCGTAATTACCAGGTGGAAATCGAGTATCAGGAGTGCTGTATAAGATTGGTTAGGTGAAGAAATTTGAACCCAAGTGAACTCTGAGAGTGTCGTGCAGTGAGAAGTCTGAGCAGTGAGAAGTCCAAGCAGAGCAAGGCTCTGAGATGAACTTCAGCAGCCTTGCCTTCTCTACGAGAGGCTACGCAAACGGGTAATTCGTTGGCATCAAGTGTCTGTAGGCTGTGAGGATATACAGGGAAGAACCAGATTACACGAAAAATGATGTTTTGACCAAAGGTCGGTTCACTGCATGGAATTTTCAATCGCTACACTCCTTGCCAATTTTACTGATGATAAATTGGTAGCTCGGAAGGTTTTGGAAAAAAAACTTGGTTGTGAAGATGAAGATAGTTTAGAAAAACTTTATATTGCTTTGGAGGTGCTGGAAAAAATTGGACTGTTAGTAAAAGAACGTGGTAAGTATCGGCGTGTATCAGAAGAGGGGCTAATTGAAGCCAAACTCCGCTGTTCTAGTAAGGGGTTTTGCTTTGCAATTCAGGATGTGGAAGGCTCGGAGGATATTTATATCCGGGAAAGCCATCTCAGTAATGCCTGGAATGGCGATCGCGTTTTGGTGAGAGTGCTGAAAGAAGGTAGTCGTCGGCGTTCTCCTGAAGGCGAAGTGAAGTTGATTCTGGAGCGTTCTAATCACACATTACTGGCACGGATTAAGCAAGTAGAAGGGGGTTTCCGTGCTGTGCCTTTGGATGATCGTTTGCTGTTTGAATTGAAACTGCTCACCAATGGAATCAAATTAGAAGAAGCTATCGACCACTTGGCTCATGTAGAAGTCCTACGTTATCCCTTAGCTCAGTATCCACCTTTGGGGCGGGTGGTGCAAATTCTGGGTAGTGATGCGGAAGCCGCTGCTGATATAGATTTAGTAACGTGCAAACACGATTTATCTCGAACTTTTTCAGAAAATGTTTTGGATGCAGCAGCAAAATTACCCAAAAAGTTGCTGAAAGCAGATTTGAAAGATCGCGTAGATTTACGCAATTTGTTTACTCTGACAATGGAAGGGGTAAACGGTGACGATAGGGTAATAGAAAATGCTTTTAGCTTAGAGAAAAACCCCAGTGGTCCATGGCGGTTGATTGTTCATGTCACTGATTTATCTCACTATATTCAGGCTGACGAGATATTAGACCGAGAAGCACTCAAGCGGGGGAAATCAGTGTATCTCGGAGACTTAATTTTGCCGATGTTACCTGATGCTTTAGGAGAACGTTGTTCTTTAATACCGAGTAGTGATCGCCTAGCTCTCTCCTTTGTGATCACGATTGATCCCCAGCTGGGAGAAGTTTTGGAATGGGAAATTCAACCCAGTGTGATTAATGTAGATAAGGCTGTCAGCAAAGAGCAAGCCGAAGCAGTCCTCAGTGGTGAATCAACAAAAGCATCTACTGAGAGTGTGGAAACATTGCGTGATTTAGCAACTTTGGCCAAAGCAGCCAAACAAGCTCGGTTATCTCGTGGTAGCTTGCAGTTGAATTTACCACCTAGCCAAAATCCTTATCATGATGAGGGGACTATGGGGGCGGTGGTACTAAATGACTCACCAGTGCGATCGCTCTTAACAGAGTTTGTCTTGATGGTAAATGAACTGATGGCAGATCACCTCAGCGCCTTGGGCGTTCCGGCGATTTGGCGAGTTCAAGGTACACCCGATCCTGAAGATGTTCAGGAAATGCTGAAACTAGCGATTAATTTAGGTGTGGAGTTAACACTCGATCCAGAGTTAGAAATTCAACCCCT
The genomic region above belongs to Anabaena sphaerica FACHB-251 and contains:
- a CDS encoding ribonuclease R family protein, yielding MEFSIATLLANFTDDKLVARKVLEKKLGCEDEDSLEKLYIALEVLEKIGLLVKERGKYRRVSEEGLIEAKLRCSSKGFCFAIQDVEGSEDIYIRESHLSNAWNGDRVLVRVLKEGSRRRSPEGEVKLILERSNHTLLARIKQVEGGFRAVPLDDRLLFELKLLTNGIKLEEAIDHLAHVEVLRYPLAQYPPLGRVVQILGSDAEAAADIDLVTCKHDLSRTFSENVLDAAAKLPKKLLKADLKDRVDLRNLFTLTMEGVNGDDRVIENAFSLEKNPSGPWRLIVHVTDLSHYIQADEILDREALKRGKSVYLGDLILPMLPDALGERCSLIPSSDRLALSFVITIDPQLGEVLEWEIQPSVINVDKAVSKEQAEAVLSGESTKASTESVETLRDLATLAKAAKQARLSRGSLQLNLPPSQNPYHDEGTMGAVVLNDSPVRSLLTEFVLMVNELMADHLSALGVPAIWRVQGTPDPEDVQEMLKLAINLGVELTLDPELEIQPLDYQHLTGAFAESPSEQVLTYLLQDTLKPAVYSTTKGAHFGLALTQYIHFSSPLRRYPDLLMQRVYHALLEYGRDRRNTRVKERVNLRHSSSHLEINWNVLPPELQQELQSDLTRVLVQINDREKEVQEAEADLAGLQKAQLMKQRLGQVFPGVITGVQSYGFFVEIEVPATELEIGSKLSTPLRVEGLVHVSSLKDDWYEYRARQQALFGRKNRASYRLGDRVAVQVKSVDYYRQQIDLVTVGADGMVKGSVVGIGNEDTTDIYLPNHIKSFDLDPYSEDE